The following are encoded in a window of Polynucleobacter sp. AP-Kolm-20A-A1 genomic DNA:
- the era gene encoding GTPase Era: MGKSTLLNALVGQKISITSRKAQTTRHRILGIQNREEAQFIFIDTPGFQTRLMNTLNKALNRTVTTALQDVNVACFVVEAGYFGEDDKKVLKLLPDDLPVVLVLNKLDLFNSRFQTPSERDQALLNFIKDMARPWCELGGHEDQKCEFAEIVPMSAKSPGDIERLLDVLEGYLPEAPAVYDGDTITDRSERFLAAEILREKVFRFTGEELPYTSTVVIDQFKMDGKMRRIAATILVDRDSHKAMIIGQKGERLKKISTDARIDMEKLFDGKVFLETWVKVKRGWADDRAELRAQGLE, encoded by the coding sequence ATGGGTAAATCAACACTCTTAAATGCGTTGGTTGGCCAGAAGATCAGCATTACTTCTCGCAAGGCGCAAACTACCCGTCATCGTATTTTGGGTATTCAGAATCGTGAAGAAGCCCAGTTCATCTTTATCGATACACCGGGTTTTCAGACGCGCCTTATGAATACCTTGAACAAGGCACTGAATCGTACTGTAACCACTGCTTTGCAAGATGTGAATGTGGCGTGCTTTGTGGTTGAGGCGGGTTACTTTGGTGAAGATGATAAAAAAGTATTGAAGCTACTTCCGGACGACTTGCCTGTTGTGCTGGTGCTCAATAAGCTGGACTTGTTTAATAGCCGTTTTCAGACTCCATCAGAGCGTGACCAAGCTTTGTTGAACTTTATTAAAGATATGGCCCGTCCTTGGTGTGAATTGGGCGGCCACGAAGATCAAAAATGTGAGTTTGCTGAAATCGTGCCGATGAGCGCTAAAAGTCCTGGCGATATCGAAAGATTGCTAGATGTGCTTGAGGGCTATCTTCCTGAGGCGCCAGCTGTCTACGATGGCGATACTATTACCGACCGCAGTGAACGCTTCTTAGCCGCTGAAATTCTGCGTGAAAAAGTATTCCGCTTTACCGGTGAAGAGTTGCCTTACACCAGCACCGTAGTGATTGATCAGTTCAAGATGGACGGCAAAATGCGTCGCATTGCGGCAACGATTTTGGTGGATCGCGATAGTCACAAAGCCATGATCATTGGTCAAAAAGGTGAGCGATTAAAGAAGATCTCCACGGATGCGCGTATTGATATGGAAAAGCTCTTTGATGGCAAAGTCTTTTTAGAGACTTGGGTCAAAGTGAAGCGTGGCTGGGCAGATGATCGCGCTGAATTGCGGGCTCAGGGTCTGGAATAA
- the recO gene encoding DNA repair protein RecO: MASIRVADEPAFVLHSIPYKETSLILDVFTRQYGRMALIAKGAKRPHSTLRPVLQRFQPLLVSWSGKSELRTLTKSEWVGGMPSLVGDALLCGFYLNELLVKFLAREDDYEKLYDRYAETINALSNLEFESKGLEEILRPFELSLLQETGYAAALDRCVETNEAPEAQQQYVYQPERGVRPVQVDDPGHWPVLTGKSLLAIAVGDFSDPETLSESKQLMRFLLGLHLQDQVLTTRQILIDLKKI, encoded by the coding sequence ATGGCCTCGATTCGTGTTGCTGACGAACCTGCTTTTGTATTGCATAGCATTCCCTATAAAGAGACCAGCTTAATTCTGGATGTCTTTACTCGGCAATATGGCCGTATGGCTTTAATTGCTAAGGGTGCAAAGCGTCCACATTCCACATTGCGTCCAGTCCTGCAGCGCTTTCAGCCTTTGCTAGTTTCTTGGAGTGGTAAATCTGAGCTGCGCACATTAACAAAATCCGAATGGGTGGGTGGTATGCCATCCCTAGTGGGCGATGCCCTTCTGTGCGGTTTTTATCTCAATGAGCTATTAGTCAAGTTTTTGGCGCGCGAGGATGATTATGAAAAACTCTACGATCGCTATGCAGAAACAATTAATGCTTTATCGAATCTAGAATTTGAATCTAAGGGCTTAGAAGAAATTCTGCGGCCATTTGAGTTGTCTTTATTACAAGAGACAGGTTATGCCGCTGCCTTGGATCGCTGTGTTGAGACCAACGAAGCTCCGGAAGCTCAGCAGCAGTATGTCTATCAGCCTGAGCGTGGCGTACGTCCTGTACAGGTGGATGATCCAGGACATTGGCCTGTATTAACTGGAAAGTCGCTCCTGGCCATTGCTGTCGGTGATTTTTCTGATCCAGAGACACTTTCTGAGAGTAAGCAATTGATGCGATTTCTCCTTGGTCTGCATTTGCAAGATCAGGTGTTGACTACCCGTCAAATTTTGATTGATTTGAAGAAAATCTAG
- the pdxJ gene encoding pyridoxine 5'-phosphate synthase encodes MTSPHALELGINIDHVATLRNARGTIYPDPLKAARLAEEAGADLITLHLREDRRHIKDADLLALRPLIKTRMNLECAVTPEMIDIACQVKPHDVCLVPEKREEVTTEGGLDVLGHFEAVKAATKKLIDAGIRVSLFIDPEEKQIQAAKDVGATVVELHTGRYADLSGVDQVKELERIRKATIFGKSIGMRVNAGHGLHEGNVKPIAAIAELSELNIGHAIVAEALFKGWQKAIVDMKALMAQGRANS; translated from the coding sequence ATGACATCCCCGCACGCTTTAGAACTTGGCATCAATATCGACCACGTCGCTACCTTGCGCAATGCAAGGGGAACGATTTATCCCGATCCATTGAAGGCTGCAAGATTGGCTGAAGAGGCTGGCGCAGATCTGATCACTCTGCATTTGCGGGAAGATCGTCGCCATATTAAGGATGCCGATTTATTAGCTTTGCGTCCGCTCATTAAAACCCGTATGAATCTTGAATGCGCAGTCACCCCTGAGATGATTGATATCGCATGCCAAGTAAAACCTCATGATGTCTGCTTGGTCCCCGAGAAGCGTGAAGAGGTAACAACAGAAGGTGGCCTAGATGTCTTGGGTCACTTCGAGGCGGTTAAAGCCGCCACTAAGAAATTAATTGATGCTGGTATTCGGGTGTCTTTGTTTATTGATCCAGAAGAAAAGCAAATTCAGGCTGCAAAAGATGTAGGCGCAACCGTAGTGGAGTTGCATACTGGGCGTTATGCAGATTTATCTGGCGTCGATCAAGTCAAGGAGCTAGAGCGCATTCGTAAGGCGACAATATTTGGAAAAAGTATTGGCATGAGAGTGAATGCTGGCCATGGTTTGCATGAGGGTAATGTAAAACCTATTGCTGCCATTGCTGAATTATCCGAGCTCAATATTGGTCATGCCATCGTTGCTGAGGCTTTGTTTAAAGGTTGGCAAAAAGCGATTGTTGACATGAAAGCCCTGATGGCTCAGGGAAGAGCAAACTCTTAA
- the acpS gene encoding holo-ACP synthase encodes MIIGIGTDILQIERLQAAYDRTNGRLAEKILGPDEMLVFKHRLARNHKRGIAFLATRFAAKEAFSKAIGLGMRMPMTWRSLQTLNESSGKPVTSYLGALADFMQEKDWEAHVTVSDEQDMAIAHVIVTQK; translated from the coding sequence ATGATCATCGGTATCGGCACAGACATTCTGCAGATTGAGCGCTTACAAGCTGCTTACGATCGCACCAATGGCCGACTTGCTGAAAAGATTCTAGGGCCTGATGAGATGTTGGTGTTCAAGCATCGCCTTGCTAGAAATCACAAACGGGGCATCGCCTTTTTGGCAACCCGTTTTGCTGCCAAAGAAGCATTTTCAAAAGCAATTGGATTGGGGATGAGAATGCCGATGACTTGGCGCTCCCTTCAAACCTTAAATGAATCCAGCGGTAAACCAGTTACTTCGTACCTGGGTGCTTTAGCCGACTTCATGCAGGAGAAGGATTGGGAAGCTCATGTCACAGTGAGTGATGAGCAGGATATGGCAATTGCGCACGTCATTGTTACGCAAAAATAA
- the nagZ gene encoding beta-N-acetylhexosaminidase, which produces MSKSKMAPGPVTLDVVGHELNAEDRRRILHPLTGGIILFGRNFANRKQLTKLTADIKKLRPDVLISIDHEGGRVQRAKTDGFTHLPAMRKLGELWLSKTKSTHAAESAALAMAAATACGYVLAAELRACGVDFSFTPVLDLDFGRSGVIGDRSFSRDPQMVFALAKSLNEGLRLAGMANCGKHFPGHGWAEADSHVAIPVDERSLQEILNDDAKPYEWLDLSLASVMPAHVIYPKVDKNPAGFSKIWLHSILRQELGFEGVIFSDDLSMEGASVAGSVVKGAEMALEAGCDAVLICNRPDLADQLLSKLKVSKAKLSESATRLNRLMPTASALNWQDLQGEVEYQHAKGLLQQLKLIA; this is translated from the coding sequence ATGAGTAAGTCAAAGATGGCCCCAGGCCCGGTTACCTTAGATGTGGTTGGTCATGAGCTTAATGCTGAAGATCGTCGTCGGATCTTGCATCCGCTTACTGGTGGCATCATCTTGTTTGGTAGAAATTTTGCCAATCGAAAACAGCTCACAAAATTAACGGCTGACATCAAGAAGCTACGCCCGGATGTATTGATCTCGATTGATCATGAGGGTGGGCGTGTACAGCGTGCTAAGACAGATGGCTTTACTCACCTACCAGCTATGCGCAAGCTTGGAGAGCTCTGGTTATCTAAAACCAAATCCACTCATGCCGCTGAATCTGCTGCATTGGCAATGGCAGCGGCGACGGCCTGTGGTTATGTGCTTGCAGCCGAATTGCGTGCTTGCGGCGTTGACTTTAGCTTCACGCCAGTACTCGATCTCGATTTTGGCCGAAGCGGTGTGATTGGAGATCGTTCTTTTAGTCGCGATCCTCAAATGGTATTTGCATTAGCCAAGAGTCTTAATGAGGGTTTGCGTTTAGCTGGCATGGCTAACTGTGGAAAGCATTTTCCGGGGCATGGCTGGGCGGAGGCAGATTCTCATGTGGCAATACCAGTCGATGAACGCTCTTTGCAAGAAATTTTGAATGATGATGCCAAGCCATATGAGTGGCTAGATCTTAGTTTGGCGTCAGTGATGCCAGCCCATGTGATCTACCCTAAAGTGGATAAGAACCCAGCGGGCTTTTCGAAGATCTGGTTACATTCCATTCTGCGTCAAGAGTTGGGATTTGAGGGTGTAATCTTTAGTGATGACCTTTCGATGGAGGGCGCTAGCGTAGCGGGCTCAGTAGTGAAGGGTGCTGAGATGGCTTTAGAGGCAGGTTGTGATGCAGTATTAATTTGCAATCGCCCTGACTTAGCTGATCAGTTGCTCTCTAAGCTAAAGGTATCCAAAGCAAAATTAAGCGAGTCTGCAACGCGCTTAAACCGTTTGATGCCCACTGCATCGGCCCTTAACTGGCAAGACCTTCAGGGTGAAGTTGAGTATCAACATGCAAAGGGTTTGCTGCAGCAGTTAAAGCTGATTGCCTAA
- the efp gene encoding elongation factor P, translated as MKTAQELRVGNVVMIGTDAQVVLKAEYSRSGRNSSVVKMKFKNLLTGAPNEGVYKADDKFDVVILDKKECTYSYFADPMYVFMDGDYNQYEVEAEFMGDALNYLEESMPCEVVFYEGKALSVAMPNSLVREIIYTEPAVKGDTSSGKVLKNAKLATGYELQVPLFCNTGDKIEIDTRTGEYRSRAN; from the coding sequence ATGAAAACAGCACAAGAACTCCGCGTTGGTAACGTAGTGATGATCGGCACCGATGCCCAGGTCGTTTTAAAAGCCGAATACAGCCGCTCTGGCCGCAACTCTTCAGTTGTAAAAATGAAATTCAAGAACTTGTTAACTGGCGCACCAAACGAAGGTGTTTACAAGGCCGATGACAAGTTTGATGTGGTGATTCTCGACAAGAAAGAATGCACCTATTCTTACTTCGCAGATCCAATGTATGTATTTATGGATGGCGACTACAACCAATACGAAGTTGAAGCCGAGTTCATGGGTGATGCATTGAACTACCTCGAAGAAAGTATGCCATGTGAAGTAGTGTTCTACGAAGGTAAAGCACTCTCCGTAGCAATGCCTAACTCTTTGGTTCGTGAAATCATTTACACAGAACCAGCAGTTAAAGGTGATACTAGCTCAGGTAAAGTATTGAAGAACGCAAAATTGGCAACTGGCTATGAATTACAAGTTCCATTGTTCTGCAACACTGGCGACAAGATCGAAATCGATACTCGCACCGGTGAATACCGTAGCCGCGCTAACTAA
- the earP gene encoding elongation factor P maturation arginine rhamnosyltransferase EarP has protein sequence MRWDIFCQIVDNYGDAGVCWRLARSLSSIHGQEVRIFCDDLPTLNLLASGVDPSVKQKIEFLPWEASCNNARHPVETPDVVIEAFGCDLPERYLAGLFIAPIKPIIINLEYLSAEPWVIEFHGKASPQSHGIPKYFFFPGFQDEVGGLLLDPIPPEGQLVKENIPGDLQTVWSQLRPGAKRISVFCYPGAPLKKWLENLGSLDEEVDVLLAHGHAEQLNLYGEQPLSLPDNLRLLSIPFVSQDDYDWVLSQCDFNIVRGEDSFIRAQLAGKPFIWHIYPQEDRAHEVKLAAFLDLYLEEANQALRLATIGAMTWAMPSEWFSNLEVWSDHAKLWRTQLLEKQGDGGLPARLVSFAT, from the coding sequence ATGCGTTGGGATATTTTCTGCCAAATCGTCGATAACTATGGTGATGCCGGTGTTTGCTGGCGTCTAGCCCGAAGCTTATCAAGCATTCATGGCCAAGAGGTCCGTATTTTTTGCGATGATCTGCCAACCCTTAATTTACTCGCTTCTGGAGTAGATCCATCCGTTAAGCAAAAAATTGAATTTCTTCCTTGGGAGGCAAGCTGTAACAACGCACGTCACCCCGTTGAGACTCCCGATGTAGTGATTGAGGCATTTGGCTGCGACTTACCAGAGCGCTACCTCGCAGGCTTATTTATCGCCCCCATTAAACCCATCATCATCAACTTAGAGTATTTGAGTGCTGAGCCCTGGGTGATTGAGTTTCACGGTAAAGCCTCCCCTCAATCGCACGGTATACCAAAGTACTTTTTCTTTCCAGGATTTCAGGATGAGGTGGGCGGACTGTTGCTAGATCCGATCCCGCCAGAGGGTCAATTAGTCAAAGAGAATATCCCGGGCGATCTACAAACAGTGTGGTCACAGCTGCGACCTGGTGCCAAACGCATCAGTGTTTTTTGCTACCCTGGTGCTCCCCTAAAAAAATGGTTGGAAAATTTAGGCAGCCTTGATGAAGAAGTTGATGTCTTGCTGGCCCATGGCCATGCTGAACAATTAAATCTGTACGGCGAACAGCCGCTCTCGCTACCAGACAATCTGCGATTACTATCAATACCCTTTGTTTCACAGGATGACTATGACTGGGTACTCTCGCAATGCGACTTCAATATCGTTCGCGGAGAGGATTCTTTTATTCGCGCCCAGTTAGCGGGTAAGCCATTCATCTGGCATATCTACCCACAAGAAGATCGAGCACATGAGGTGAAGTTAGCGGCTTTTCTAGATCTATATCTGGAGGAGGCTAATCAAGCGCTACGTCTAGCCACCATTGGCGCAATGACCTGGGCAATGCCTAGCGAATGGTTTAGCAACTTAGAGGTCTGGAGTGATCATGCCAAGCTCTGGCGCACCCAATTACTGGAAAAACAGGGGGATGGAGGCCTGCCAGCACGTCTGGTGAGCTTTGCCACCTAA
- the uvrC gene encoding excinuclease ABC subunit UvrC, with the protein MSNSLFETLQQDVKRLPGLPGVYRFFDEAGHILYVGKARNLKKRVSSYFQRTQLSPRIELMVGKIARYETTVTRTETEALILENNLIKELAPPFNILFRDDKSYPYVMLTGHQFPRLASYRGKVDKRNHYFGPFPNSWAVRNSVQILQKVFRLRTCEDSVFKNRSRPCLLHQIHRCSAPCVGRLSVEQYGQDVAQATRFLEGDHTRVLSELEKEMHAHSEAMEFEMAAVLRDRITDLSSVLQQQAMDTVAEGEGDVDIIAVARMEGMVCVNLAMVRGGRHLGDRAYFPKGLRTTSGELPSPAEILEAFIAQHYLEENAEDATTNLIPPVLVLNHPLQSASDDVTKLSESPPEDLHELLNVQAGRKITFLHQPQGQRRHWLAMAEGNAKIALTKRLVETGGQLARARALADILGLELESLEQLRIECFDISHTSGEATQASCVVYAKNAMQSSEYRRFNINDITPGDDYAAMRQVLQRRYANFQELPVEKIPQVILIDGGKGQVEMARQVLSEFGMDIGLIVGVAKGEGRKVGLETLIFADGRKALELGIDSAALLLVAQIRDEAHRFAITGMRAKRAKARVVSRLEEIEGIGAKRRQKLLARFGGLKGVANASIEEIASVEGVSITLAEQIYRQLH; encoded by the coding sequence ATGAGCAATTCGCTTTTTGAAACCCTTCAGCAGGATGTTAAACGGCTACCCGGATTGCCGGGGGTATATCGCTTCTTTGATGAGGCGGGGCATATTCTGTATGTAGGCAAAGCACGTAACCTCAAAAAACGGGTGTCTAGTTATTTTCAGCGCACCCAGTTGTCACCACGTATTGAATTGATGGTGGGCAAAATTGCGCGCTATGAAACAACAGTAACACGGACCGAGACTGAAGCTCTTATTCTAGAGAACAATCTGATTAAAGAGTTAGCGCCGCCATTCAATATTCTCTTTAGAGACGATAAGTCATACCCATATGTCATGCTTACTGGGCACCAGTTTCCTCGGTTGGCTTCTTATCGTGGCAAGGTGGACAAGCGCAACCATTACTTTGGCCCATTCCCCAATAGCTGGGCTGTGCGTAATAGCGTACAAATTCTGCAGAAGGTTTTCCGCCTGCGTACCTGTGAGGACTCTGTATTCAAGAATCGCAGTCGTCCTTGTCTCTTGCATCAAATTCATCGCTGTAGCGCCCCATGCGTAGGCCGTCTGAGCGTAGAGCAGTATGGGCAAGATGTAGCTCAGGCCACCCGTTTTTTAGAGGGTGATCACACTCGCGTTTTGTCAGAGCTTGAAAAAGAAATGCATGCGCACAGCGAAGCAATGGAATTTGAAATGGCTGCAGTGCTGCGTGATCGTATTACTGATCTTTCAAGCGTCTTGCAGCAACAGGCAATGGATACGGTTGCCGAGGGTGAAGGTGATGTCGATATTATTGCGGTCGCTCGGATGGAGGGAATGGTTTGCGTGAACCTGGCCATGGTGCGTGGCGGCCGTCACTTAGGTGATAGGGCGTACTTCCCTAAAGGGTTGCGCACAACATCTGGTGAGTTGCCATCCCCAGCAGAAATATTGGAAGCTTTTATTGCTCAGCATTATTTAGAGGAAAACGCTGAAGATGCTACGACCAATCTAATTCCACCGGTCTTGGTTTTGAATCACCCCTTGCAATCTGCGAGTGATGATGTGACCAAGTTAAGCGAGTCGCCACCTGAAGATTTGCATGAACTATTAAATGTGCAGGCCGGTAGAAAAATCACATTCTTGCACCAGCCTCAAGGCCAAAGACGCCACTGGCTGGCTATGGCTGAAGGCAACGCCAAGATTGCTTTGACAAAGCGCCTAGTGGAGACTGGTGGTCAATTGGCTAGAGCGCGTGCGTTAGCTGATATTTTGGGTCTTGAGTTGGAAAGTCTTGAGCAGTTGCGAATCGAATGTTTTGACATCAGTCATACGTCGGGAGAAGCAACTCAAGCCTCTTGTGTGGTGTATGCCAAGAATGCGATGCAATCGAGCGAGTATCGTCGTTTCAATATCAATGACATCACTCCAGGTGATGATTACGCAGCTATGCGCCAGGTACTGCAAAGACGCTATGCAAACTTTCAGGAACTACCAGTAGAAAAAATACCGCAAGTGATTTTGATTGATGGCGGCAAAGGTCAGGTCGAAATGGCAAGACAGGTTCTATCTGAATTTGGTATGGATATTGGCCTCATTGTGGGAGTTGCAAAAGGAGAGGGTCGCAAGGTTGGCTTGGAGACTTTAATTTTTGCCGATGGCCGCAAGGCGCTTGAACTTGGTATTGATAGTGCGGCACTATTGCTGGTTGCGCAGATTCGTGATGAGGCGCATCGCTTTGCCATTACAGGCATGCGTGCAAAGCGCGCTAAGGCCAGGGTGGTTTCGAGGCTCGAAGAGATTGAAGGTATTGGCGCCAAGCGCCGGCAGAAGCTGTTGGCACGCTTTGGAGGTTTAAAAGGGGTGGCCAACGCCAGTATTGAAGAGATTGCTAGTGTTGAGGGGGTCTCCATTACGCTTGCAGAGCAGATTTATCGTCAACTTCATTAG
- the pgsA gene encoding CDP-diacylglycerol--glycerol-3-phosphate 3-phosphatidyltransferase, with the protein MPFNLPIALTWLRVAAIPLLVAVFYLPGQWLTPFEKNFIAALIFTLAAVTDWLDGFLARRLKQESAFGQFLDPVADKLIVAAALLVLLNMDRVQVWVALIIIGREITISALREWMALLGAGKSVAVHMVGKLKTTAQLIAIPFLLLNDALFGWLDCARIGTWLIWIASFLTLWSMFYYLKKALPQLVGKVD; encoded by the coding sequence ATGCCATTCAATCTACCAATCGCCTTAACCTGGTTGCGTGTAGCAGCAATTCCGCTGCTGGTAGCTGTCTTTTATCTCCCTGGCCAATGGCTAACCCCGTTTGAGAAAAATTTCATTGCAGCACTGATTTTTACGCTTGCTGCAGTAACAGACTGGTTGGATGGATTTTTGGCGCGCCGCTTAAAACAAGAATCTGCGTTCGGACAATTCTTAGACCCTGTTGCGGATAAATTAATTGTTGCCGCAGCTTTATTGGTACTTCTCAATATGGACCGTGTTCAGGTCTGGGTAGCACTGATTATTATTGGTCGCGAAATCACGATTTCCGCTTTGCGCGAATGGATGGCCCTCTTAGGAGCCGGCAAAAGCGTCGCAGTGCACATGGTTGGCAAGCTCAAAACTACGGCTCAACTGATTGCAATTCCATTTTTATTGTTGAATGACGCCTTATTTGGCTGGTTAGATTGCGCCAGAATCGGAACCTGGTTAATTTGGATTGCCTCCTTTTTAACGCTTTGGTCGATGTTTTATTACCTCAAGAAAGCGTTGCCGCAACTTGTCGGCAAAGTGGATTAA
- the lexA gene encoding transcriptional repressor LexA has protein sequence MDINTVDFPEELTALPKLTPRQNEILELITKAIDESGLPPTRAEIATQLGFASANAAEEHLRALAKKGYIELTPGTSRGIRIPQRFNQTHHSNKYRQMSLPSGALQQLTLPLIGRVAAGSPIMAVEHIEKQVPIDPSLFSKGADYLLKVKGMSMRDAGILDGDYLAVRKTTEVRNGDIVVARLDDEVTVKRWQQKKTADGMVIELQAENPDFKNILVDSRQPNFAIEGQAVGLIRAEGL, from the coding sequence ATGGACATAAATACAGTCGATTTTCCGGAGGAGCTGACTGCCCTCCCCAAGCTCACTCCACGTCAGAATGAGATTTTGGAGTTGATCACTAAAGCCATCGATGAGAGCGGTTTACCACCGACTCGTGCAGAGATTGCCACGCAACTGGGATTTGCCTCTGCAAATGCTGCCGAAGAACATCTTCGCGCACTAGCAAAAAAAGGTTATATCGAATTAACGCCAGGTACGTCACGCGGCATTCGCATTCCACAGCGATTCAATCAAACCCATCACAGCAATAAATATCGTCAGATGTCTTTACCATCTGGCGCGCTACAACAACTCACACTGCCATTGATTGGACGAGTTGCTGCCGGCTCACCAATCATGGCTGTTGAGCATATTGAAAAACAAGTTCCAATTGATCCAAGCTTATTTAGCAAAGGTGCCGATTACTTGCTGAAAGTAAAAGGTATGAGCATGCGCGATGCTGGAATTTTGGATGGTGATTATTTGGCTGTTAGAAAAACAACTGAAGTGCGTAACGGTGATATTGTCGTTGCACGCCTCGATGATGAAGTCACTGTGAAACGCTGGCAACAAAAGAAAACTGCCGATGGCATGGTCATTGAGTTGCAAGCAGAAAACCCGGACTTCAAAAATATCTTGGTAGACAGCCGTCAACCGAACTTTGCTATTGAAGGGCAAGCCGTTGGCTTAATAAGGGCTGAAGGGCTCTAA